A genomic window from Brevibacillus agri includes:
- a CDS encoding redox-sensing transcriptional repressor Rex produces MAKHEKISEAVVRRLPIYLRYLSYLQQNEVTTVSSQQMGKNLDVNPAQIRKDLATFGDFGKKGIGYDVNYLVEKIRQILKLTEEVRVALVGAGHLGHAISNYNAYLKDNMRIAAIFDNDPGKLGKVVAGIPIQPLHELADTIAAKEIKLAIITVPAPAAQSVCDLLIQAGIKGILNFAPTTIRAKKDVRIHYADVTSNLQSLAYYLT; encoded by the coding sequence GTGGCTAAACACGAAAAGATTTCGGAAGCGGTCGTCCGCCGTTTGCCGATTTATCTGCGTTACCTCAGCTATTTGCAGCAAAACGAGGTGACCACTGTTTCCTCCCAGCAAATGGGCAAAAATTTGGATGTGAATCCAGCCCAAATCCGAAAAGACCTGGCTACCTTCGGCGATTTCGGGAAAAAAGGGATTGGCTACGACGTCAATTACCTGGTGGAAAAAATACGGCAGATTTTGAAGCTGACAGAGGAAGTTCGCGTCGCTCTGGTAGGAGCAGGCCATTTGGGGCATGCGATCAGCAACTACAACGCTTATTTAAAAGATAACATGCGGATTGCGGCCATTTTTGACAACGATCCCGGCAAGCTGGGAAAAGTAGTGGCGGGTATCCCGATCCAGCCCTTGCACGAGCTGGCGGACACGATCGCAGCAAAAGAGATCAAGTTGGCGATCATTACCGTCCCTGCGCCGGCAGCGCAATCCGTATGTGATCTGTTGATTCAAGCGGGTATCAAGGGAATCTTGAATTTTGCTCCTACGACAATTCGCGCGAAAAAAGATGTGCGCATTCACTATGCGGATGTGACATCCAATTTGCAGAGCCTGGCCTATTACTTAACGTAA
- a CDS encoding ComEC/Rec2 family competence protein, giving the protein MLWKKKRAWLLLVTCVALLCSCSIDNHLQEAVKVDDPFATERVEEFTGLVITYWALPHGESTLVRMPGGKTMLIDTGSAEDWSTLSAHLSAAKVTRLDYLVLTNDQPEYAGGYPFLSQQIIIDSVILPKLISPSIRQFVPLHKVPKQKELEENQELILDTDVTLEALLPSEPLFLSPQNNSLVFLLKHGQLRFLFASGINEKAEERLIERHPDQLKAEVLKVGDQGSNQGTSQPFLTRVDPQIAVIQTGKERSEVGQSEVLERLGESWAETYVTGRDGSIVILSNGKDYRVFKQKK; this is encoded by the coding sequence ATGTTATGGAAAAAAAAGCGGGCCTGGCTGTTGCTCGTCACGTGTGTGGCTTTGCTGTGCTCGTGCTCGATCGACAACCATTTGCAGGAAGCCGTGAAGGTAGACGACCCGTTTGCTACCGAGCGCGTGGAGGAGTTTACGGGTCTTGTCATTACGTATTGGGCGCTTCCTCATGGCGAAAGCACGCTGGTGCGGATGCCGGGCGGAAAAACGATGCTGATTGATACAGGCAGCGCGGAGGATTGGAGCACGTTGTCCGCGCATCTGTCTGCCGCGAAGGTGACGCGCCTCGACTATCTCGTTTTGACGAACGATCAGCCCGAGTATGCAGGAGGATACCCTTTTTTAAGCCAGCAAATCATCATCGACTCGGTCATTTTGCCCAAGCTGATTTCGCCCTCGATCCGCCAGTTCGTCCCGCTCCACAAGGTTCCGAAGCAGAAAGAGCTGGAGGAAAATCAGGAGCTCATTCTCGATACCGACGTCACGCTGGAGGCTTTGTTGCCGAGCGAACCGCTGTTTTTGTCTCCGCAAAACAATTCGCTCGTCTTTTTGCTCAAGCACGGCCAATTGCGGTTTTTGTTTGCGAGCGGGATCAACGAAAAAGCCGAGGAACGCCTGATTGAGCGCCATCCGGACCAGCTCAAGGCGGAAGTGCTCAAGGTCGGCGACCAGGGGAGCAATCAAGGCACCTCTCAGCCGTTTCTGACGCGGGTCGACCCCCAGATTGCGGTCATCCAGACAGGCAAGGAGCGCAGCGAGGTCGGCCAGTCCGAGGTGCTGGAGCGGTTGGGCGAATCGTGGGCGGAGACGTATGTAACAGGCAGGGACGGCTCGATCGTCATTTTGTCCAATGGGAAAGATTACAGGGTATTCAAGCAAAAGAAATAG
- the dinG gene encoding ATP-dependent DNA helicase DinG, with product MNRLLVVDFETTGSHPRQGDSIIQIGAVAIDDGQITECFSTLIHPGQDIPPFITQLTGITNEMVADAPTLEEVFPQFLRLLDGRVFVAHNASFDLQFLQEALLSQGYYAFDGYVLDTVELSRLLLPMQNSYRLGELASELAIEHDNPHQADSDALATAQLFLHLLDILQQLPLVTIQRLQMLVSSFRSDIHVLLRQMEMEKLTELPELGAESAEENTQLWDIYRQLAIKKRKEKLKASFQRPEGDLVRAKAFGEQLEKLMDEQGQIQVSMSGFQRREAQEAMMHAVFDAMQDGVHLLVEAGTGTGKSLAYLLPGIIWAHQNREQLVVSTNTIQLQEQLFHKEIATLQQSLPFSFTASTLKGRGNYLCLRKFEQALEEPVEGSSQEMRLAKGQLLTWLTQTETGDVEELSMPPSGQLLWQQVKSDTSSCLNRACPWFSRCYYFQAKERAKEADVLIVNHALLISDLQAENRILPPYEVAIIDEAHHLEDAATQHLGKQLTTTQLLFLLDRASVEDGGAIARFAAELESWQPAVAQELSAHLSECKKLSASLREKAQQWTQFLFAWASQRAEETTDAGRETVRYRVASFTGKHEKIRKATKKLLDGMTAFALHLEQMVQSIPQEEKPPFSIRSLQTDLLGLVKEWQQMMELLHFFLLVQDEEYVYWMEVESRAARKQVHLSAALLNVADSLQEPLFSQKRSLIMTSATLTVKNSFSYVMSRFGLDKLPAERVRTLSLPSPFRYEEQGLLLIPSDFPAPGKENDQAYLDAIVQGCVDIVVASKGRTLILFTSHSMLRLVYQAMKERLAEEAEPYTLFGHGIDSNNRSKLVRLFRTMERSVLLGTSSFWEGVDIQGEWLSSLVIVRLPFTPPNHPVYQGRAESLKAEGKNAFMSLSLPQAVILFKQGVGRLIRHHLDRGVVVVFDTRVVESRYGRSFLQSLPPFQVETGSWATLRERIAPFLSMQSLSDS from the coding sequence TTGAATCGATTACTTGTAGTAGATTTTGAAACGACGGGGAGCCATCCGCGGCAGGGAGACAGCATCATTCAGATCGGCGCTGTGGCCATCGACGACGGCCAGATCACAGAATGCTTCTCGACCCTGATTCATCCCGGACAGGACATCCCCCCTTTTATTACCCAGCTAACGGGAATTACTAACGAGATGGTGGCCGATGCCCCGACGTTGGAAGAGGTATTTCCTCAATTCTTGCGACTATTGGATGGACGGGTCTTTGTGGCCCATAATGCAAGCTTTGATCTCCAATTTTTACAAGAAGCCCTGCTGAGTCAGGGCTATTATGCGTTTGACGGATACGTGCTCGACACGGTGGAACTGTCCCGCCTGCTGTTGCCGATGCAAAACAGCTACAGGCTCGGGGAGCTGGCGTCAGAGCTGGCCATCGAGCACGACAATCCTCACCAGGCCGACAGTGACGCGCTGGCAACGGCCCAACTTTTTTTGCACTTGCTCGATATTTTGCAGCAATTGCCGCTCGTGACCATTCAACGGCTGCAAATGCTTGTTTCGTCGTTTCGCTCGGACATCCACGTCCTTTTGCGGCAAATGGAGATGGAAAAGCTCACGGAGCTGCCCGAGCTGGGGGCTGAGTCGGCAGAGGAAAACACGCAGTTGTGGGACATTTATCGCCAGCTCGCCATAAAAAAGCGCAAGGAAAAGCTGAAAGCGAGCTTCCAGCGGCCCGAGGGCGATCTGGTCCGGGCAAAAGCATTCGGCGAGCAACTGGAAAAGCTGATGGACGAGCAGGGACAGATACAGGTGAGCATGAGCGGCTTTCAGCGGCGGGAAGCCCAGGAAGCGATGATGCACGCCGTTTTTGACGCGATGCAAGACGGTGTGCACCTGTTGGTGGAGGCAGGGACAGGTACGGGCAAGTCGTTGGCCTACTTGTTGCCAGGCATCATCTGGGCGCACCAGAATCGGGAGCAGTTGGTGGTCAGCACGAACACGATCCAGTTGCAGGAACAGTTGTTCCATAAAGAGATTGCGACCTTGCAGCAATCGCTGCCGTTTTCGTTTACGGCTTCCACGCTGAAGGGCAGGGGCAACTATTTGTGTCTGCGCAAGTTCGAGCAGGCGCTGGAGGAGCCGGTGGAAGGCAGCAGCCAGGAAATGCGGCTGGCAAAAGGGCAACTGCTCACCTGGCTGACGCAGACCGAGACGGGCGACGTGGAGGAGCTGAGCATGCCGCCGAGCGGACAGCTTTTGTGGCAGCAAGTCAAAAGCGACACCAGCTCGTGCCTGAACCGCGCCTGTCCGTGGTTTAGCCGCTGCTACTACTTCCAGGCGAAAGAACGGGCAAAGGAAGCGGATGTCCTCATCGTCAACCACGCCCTGCTCATCAGCGACCTGCAAGCAGAGAACCGGATTTTGCCGCCCTATGAAGTTGCGATTATCGACGAGGCGCATCATTTGGAAGATGCGGCGACCCAGCATTTGGGCAAGCAGTTGACGACGACCCAACTGCTGTTTTTGCTCGACCGGGCTTCCGTAGAGGACGGCGGCGCGATCGCACGCTTCGCAGCGGAGCTGGAAAGCTGGCAGCCTGCAGTCGCACAGGAGCTGTCCGCGCACCTCTCCGAATGCAAGAAGCTGTCTGCTTCCTTGCGGGAGAAGGCCCAGCAGTGGACCCAGTTTTTGTTCGCATGGGCCTCGCAGCGCGCGGAAGAGACGACGGATGCCGGCCGAGAGACAGTGCGCTACCGCGTAGCTTCCTTCACCGGAAAGCATGAGAAAATCCGCAAGGCGACGAAAAAGCTGCTCGATGGCATGACGGCATTTGCTCTCCATCTGGAGCAAATGGTACAAAGCATTCCCCAGGAAGAGAAGCCGCCGTTTTCTATCCGCAGCCTGCAGACCGATCTGCTCGGGCTGGTGAAGGAATGGCAGCAGATGATGGAGCTTTTGCATTTCTTTTTACTCGTGCAAGACGAAGAATACGTCTACTGGATGGAAGTCGAGTCGCGCGCGGCGCGCAAGCAGGTGCATCTGTCTGCGGCCTTGCTGAACGTGGCCGATTCGCTCCAGGAACCGCTGTTTTCGCAAAAGCGCAGCCTGATTATGACTTCGGCCACCTTGACTGTCAAAAACAGCTTTTCTTACGTCATGAGCCGCTTCGGCCTGGACAAACTGCCGGCCGAACGGGTGCGCACGCTGTCGCTGCCTTCTCCGTTCCGCTACGAAGAACAGGGGCTGCTCTTGATCCCGTCCGATTTTCCGGCGCCCGGCAAAGAAAACGATCAGGCGTATCTCGATGCGATTGTCCAGGGCTGTGTCGATATCGTCGTGGCGTCGAAGGGCAGAACGTTGATCCTGTTCACGTCGCACTCGATGCTGCGGCTGGTGTACCAGGCCATGAAGGAGCGGCTGGCCGAGGAGGCAGAGCCGTACACGCTGTTCGGGCACGGCATCGACAGCAACAACCGCAGCAAGCTGGTGCGCCTGTTTCGGACGATGGAGAGAAGCGTGCTCCTTGGGACGAGCAGCTTTTGGGAAGGCGTGGACATCCAGGGCGAGTGGCTGAGCAGTCTGGTCATCGTACGGCTGCCGTTTACGCCGCCGAATCACCCTGTCTACCAGGGACGCGCCGAATCGCTCAAGGCCGAGGGGAAAAACGCGTTTATGTCGCTGTCGCTGCCGCAGGCTGTCATTTTGTTCAAGCAAGGGGTCGGAAGGTTGATCCGTCACCATTTGGACCGCGGCGTCGTGGTCGTGTTCGATACGCGTGTCGTCGAATCGCGCTACGGCCGTTCGTTTTTGCAATCGCTCCCGCCGTTCCAGGTCGAAACCGGCTCCTGGGCGACGCTGCGTGAGCGGATTGCGCCGTTCCTTAGTATGCAATCCTTGTCAGATTCATAA
- a CDS encoding tetratricopeptide repeat protein, protein MKIEDWFQTLRTKAQSIEERWKEASEQERLQLADQLFYLRQVSDTVVDLWLQFEEKLSNAIRHIKQMEGQLPAATQEEQAETAMAKEGEALVQKEAGKTAAKEAGSEVKHGKLPQEMHAYEPVFRRGEGFYHLRMFQDAKKCFAQLVQESPDWESGRLYYAYSLLFCDEMETAFREFRLLAKSASSPTVVAISYNAIGCLLAEEKQWLEAAQAFKTSLEAKPDQEEARYNLALCYLMDGDAQEALDEIEGYLQKHEHDWEAQLLWLRAAHLLFQMDETAELAPPASLTLPNRELDSETLQEMAHLYEAVGNYHRAQICYHFLTERLPKEGWVWHGLAWNTWLIAGSERGLTLMKKAISLAPGQDDFVFSYGWMQLFDGNIPGAILAFRHMLEKDSENRLGQSGMISAFEKVGETREAKRLAKQFLDDSDPYIRSLGYFHLGRLAMIEENWRLAEQYFQRTLPHADQFREIPIYLQLCASKPGGQAAESELVQP, encoded by the coding sequence GTGAAAATCGAAGACTGGTTTCAGACGCTGCGTACCAAAGCGCAGAGCATCGAAGAGCGGTGGAAGGAAGCCTCGGAACAGGAGCGGCTTCAGCTCGCCGACCAACTGTTTTACTTGCGCCAGGTCAGCGATACGGTCGTAGATCTGTGGCTGCAGTTTGAGGAAAAGTTGTCCAACGCCATCCGCCATATCAAGCAAATGGAAGGGCAGCTTCCGGCCGCAACGCAAGAGGAACAGGCCGAAACGGCCATGGCAAAAGAAGGGGAAGCACTCGTTCAGAAAGAGGCGGGCAAAACGGCTGCAAAAGAAGCGGGCAGTGAGGTCAAACACGGCAAGCTCCCGCAAGAAATGCACGCGTATGAGCCTGTCTTTCGCCGGGGAGAAGGCTTTTACCATTTGCGCATGTTTCAGGACGCCAAAAAATGCTTCGCCCAGCTCGTGCAGGAGTCGCCGGACTGGGAGAGCGGGCGGCTGTACTACGCTTACAGCCTGCTGTTTTGCGACGAGATGGAAACGGCTTTTCGCGAGTTTCGCCTGCTCGCCAAGTCGGCAAGCTCTCCGACCGTCGTCGCCATCAGCTACAATGCGATCGGCTGCCTACTCGCCGAGGAAAAGCAGTGGCTGGAGGCGGCGCAAGCCTTCAAAACCTCGCTGGAGGCAAAGCCCGACCAGGAAGAAGCCAGGTACAATCTCGCGCTCTGCTACTTGATGGACGGAGATGCCCAGGAAGCGCTCGATGAAATCGAAGGCTACCTGCAAAAGCACGAGCACGATTGGGAGGCGCAGTTGCTCTGGCTGCGCGCCGCCCATTTGCTGTTTCAGATGGACGAGACGGCTGAGCTTGCCCCGCCTGCCAGCCTGACGTTGCCGAATCGCGAGCTGGACAGCGAGACGCTGCAGGAAATGGCGCATCTGTACGAAGCGGTGGGCAATTATCACCGGGCGCAGATTTGCTATCATTTTTTGACCGAGCGCCTGCCAAAAGAAGGCTGGGTGTGGCACGGACTGGCGTGGAACACCTGGCTGATCGCAGGCAGCGAACGGGGGCTGACCTTGATGAAAAAAGCGATCAGCCTGGCGCCGGGGCAGGACGACTTCGTCTTCAGCTACGGCTGGATGCAGTTGTTTGACGGGAACATCCCCGGCGCCATCCTAGCGTTTCGCCACATGCTGGAAAAAGACAGCGAAAATCGCCTCGGCCAGTCGGGGATGATCTCCGCTTTTGAAAAAGTGGGAGAGACGCGGGAAGCAAAGCGGCTGGCCAAGCAGTTTCTGGACGATTCAGACCCGTATATCCGTTCCCTTGGCTATTTTCATTTAGGCAGACTGGCGATGATCGAGGAAAACTGGCGGCTGGCCGAGCAGTATTTCCAACGGACGCTTCCGCATGCCGACCAGTTCCGCGAAATCCCTATTTACTTGCAATTGTGCGCGAGCAAGCCCGGCGGGCAAGCGGCAGAAAGCGAGCTTGTGCAGCCGTAA
- the panD gene encoding aspartate 1-decarboxylase encodes MFRTMMKAKIHRATVTEANLNYVGSITIDKNILDALDILPNEKVQIVNNNNGARLETYVIEGAPGSGVICLNGAAARLVQEGDIVIIIAYAMMTDEQARTYKPRVAIMDEHNRIKEMLGEEVHGTIV; translated from the coding sequence GTGTTTCGCACTATGATGAAGGCGAAAATTCATCGCGCTACCGTGACGGAAGCCAACCTCAACTACGTGGGCAGCATTACGATCGACAAAAATATTTTGGATGCACTGGATATTTTGCCGAACGAAAAAGTGCAAATCGTCAACAACAACAACGGTGCCCGCCTGGAAACGTACGTCATTGAAGGGGCGCCAGGCAGTGGCGTGATTTGCCTGAACGGCGCAGCCGCCCGTCTCGTGCAGGAAGGCGACATCGTCATCATTATCGCCTACGCCATGATGACAGACGAGCAGGCGCGCACGTACAAGCCGCGCGTGGCGATTATGGACGAGCACAACCGGATCAAGGAAATGCTCGGCGAGGAAGTGCACGGGACCATCGTCTAG
- the panC gene encoding pantoate--beta-alanine ligase — MIQTMQQISTIEELRVQIKAARLQGKTIGFVPTMGFLHEGHLSLVKAAREKCDLVVMSIFVNPLQFGPNEDFERYPRDIERDSQMAAGAGVDLLFTPSVEEMYPRPILTTVSVANVTTPLCGASRPGHFDGVSTVVLKLFSIVQPDYAFFGQKDAQQVAVVTQMVNDLSVPVEVIPCPIVREADGLAMSSRNVYLSAEEREQALVLSQSLRQAAAWLEEGLPLEQIKARIRQMIADKPLAEIDYVEILRYPDLQPVETELPGQAIIVALAVRFGKTRLIDNLIAAIR; from the coding sequence ATGATTCAAACGATGCAGCAAATATCCACCATCGAGGAATTGCGCGTTCAAATAAAGGCAGCACGACTGCAAGGAAAAACGATCGGCTTCGTGCCGACCATGGGCTTTTTGCATGAGGGGCACCTCAGCCTGGTCAAAGCGGCCCGGGAAAAATGCGACCTGGTGGTCATGAGTATTTTTGTCAATCCGCTGCAATTTGGCCCAAACGAAGATTTTGAGCGCTATCCGCGCGATATCGAGCGCGACAGCCAAATGGCGGCGGGGGCGGGAGTCGATCTCTTGTTCACCCCGTCCGTGGAAGAAATGTACCCAAGGCCGATTTTGACGACGGTATCGGTCGCAAATGTCACGACACCACTGTGCGGCGCTTCCCGTCCGGGCCATTTTGACGGGGTATCGACGGTCGTACTGAAGCTGTTTTCCATCGTCCAGCCTGACTACGCCTTTTTCGGGCAAAAAGACGCCCAGCAGGTGGCTGTCGTCACGCAAATGGTCAACGATTTGTCCGTTCCAGTCGAAGTAATCCCGTGCCCGATCGTCCGGGAAGCGGACGGGCTGGCGATGAGCTCGCGCAACGTCTACTTGTCGGCGGAAGAGCGCGAACAGGCTCTCGTCCTCTCGCAAAGCTTGCGGCAGGCGGCGGCATGGCTGGAAGAAGGGCTGCCGCTGGAACAGATCAAAGCGCGCATCAGACAGATGATCGCAGACAAACCGCTCGCCGAGATCGACTACGTAGAGATTTTGCGCTATCCCGATTTGCAGCCTGTAGAAACCGAACTGCCGGGACAAGCGATTATCGTGGCGCTGGCCGTTCGCTTTGGCAAGACGCGCCTGATTGACAACCTGATTGCCGCGATCCGTTGA
- the panB gene encoding 3-methyl-2-oxobutanoate hydroxymethyltransferase: MAKQVTTSDIRKKKEAGIPISMVTAYDFPSAKLVEEAGADMILVGDSLGMVVLGYDSTVPVTMDDMLHHTKAVTRAAKRAFVVTDMPFLSYHGTIEEAVKNAGRLMQEGLAKAVKLEGGSELAPLITRLVQAGIPVVGHIGLTPQSVHQLGGYKVQGRDLEAAKKLLDDALAIQQAGAFAIVLECVPEEVAKMIAEKLEIAVIGIGAGAGCDGQVLVFHDLVGYASQLTPKFVKRYADIGTSIREAVAAYIKEVELRRFPGPDHVFHASEETIKELYGEGVTQA, encoded by the coding sequence ATGGCAAAACAAGTCACGACTTCCGACATCCGCAAAAAGAAAGAAGCGGGCATCCCGATTTCGATGGTGACAGCCTACGATTTTCCATCTGCGAAGCTGGTGGAAGAAGCAGGCGCGGACATGATCCTGGTTGGCGACTCGCTGGGGATGGTCGTTCTGGGCTACGATTCGACCGTGCCGGTGACGATGGACGACATGCTCCATCATACGAAGGCGGTCACGCGAGCGGCCAAGCGCGCTTTTGTCGTCACGGACATGCCGTTTCTCAGCTACCACGGAACGATTGAGGAAGCGGTGAAAAACGCGGGCAGACTAATGCAGGAGGGACTGGCGAAAGCGGTGAAGCTGGAGGGCGGAAGCGAGCTTGCGCCACTCATTACCCGTCTGGTGCAGGCAGGCATTCCCGTCGTCGGGCACATCGGCCTCACGCCGCAGTCCGTGCATCAGCTTGGCGGCTACAAGGTGCAGGGACGAGATTTGGAGGCGGCGAAAAAATTGCTGGACGACGCCTTGGCGATTCAACAGGCAGGGGCTTTTGCCATCGTGCTGGAATGCGTGCCGGAAGAAGTAGCGAAAATGATCGCCGAAAAACTGGAGATCGCGGTCATCGGCATCGGTGCCGGGGCAGGCTGCGACGGTCAGGTGCTGGTGTTCCACGACCTGGTTGGCTACGCTTCCCAATTGACCCCGAAATTCGTCAAGCGCTACGCGGACATCGGCACGTCCATCCGCGAAGCGGTCGCCGCGTATATTAAAGAAGTCGAGCTTCGGCGTTTCCCTGGACCCGATCACGTTTTCCACGCGTCCGAAGAAACGATCAAGGAGCTGTACGGGGAAGGAGTGACCCAGGCATGA
- a CDS encoding biotin--[acetyl-CoA-carboxylase] ligase yields the protein MNIKQVILQAFRDQPGRFISGEELSQTCGCSRTAVWKHIEELRRDGYEVEAVRKSGYRLLAAPDRLSAAEIMAGLATTRIGQHVIAHDEVVSTQPLAHEAAAKGAQEGTLVLAEQQTGGKGRLGRPWHSPKGTGIWMSLIVRPAIPLPKAPQMTLLTAVTVARTIREETGLTVKIKWPNDIFIGDKKVCGILTELNAEADRVNYLVIGIGLNANSVQADFPEELLSIATSLRIESGTPVKRVAFIQRFCQNFEEEYDHYLQEGFQRVKDEWEANSYSIGRWVTVQTISQKLEGQAIGLDEEGVLMIEDRAGQIHKVYSADVNYRANV from the coding sequence ATGAACATTAAACAGGTCATTCTTCAAGCATTTCGCGACCAGCCAGGGCGCTTTATCTCTGGCGAAGAATTGAGCCAGACGTGCGGCTGCTCGCGAACGGCCGTCTGGAAGCATATAGAAGAGTTGCGGCGGGACGGCTACGAGGTCGAGGCGGTTCGCAAGTCGGGCTATCGTCTGCTGGCCGCGCCGGATCGGCTGTCAGCCGCGGAAATTATGGCAGGGCTTGCCACGACAAGGATCGGACAGCACGTCATCGCCCACGACGAGGTCGTCTCGACGCAGCCGCTCGCGCATGAGGCGGCGGCAAAAGGGGCGCAGGAAGGCACGCTTGTTTTGGCGGAACAGCAGACAGGCGGCAAAGGGCGGCTGGGACGTCCGTGGCACTCTCCGAAAGGGACAGGCATCTGGATGAGTCTGATCGTCCGTCCTGCGATTCCGTTGCCGAAAGCGCCGCAGATGACCTTGCTGACGGCGGTGACCGTCGCGAGGACGATTCGGGAAGAAACCGGACTAACGGTCAAAATCAAATGGCCGAACGACATTTTCATTGGCGATAAAAAAGTGTGCGGAATTTTGACCGAGCTGAATGCGGAAGCAGACCGGGTCAACTATTTGGTTATCGGCATCGGGCTGAACGCCAACAGTGTACAGGCTGACTTCCCGGAAGAGCTGCTTTCGATCGCCACGTCGTTGCGAATCGAGTCGGGCACCCCGGTCAAGCGCGTCGCGTTCATCCAGCGCTTTTGCCAAAACTTCGAGGAAGAGTACGACCATTACTTGCAGGAGGGCTTCCAGCGGGTGAAAGACGAATGGGAAGCCAACTCCTACTCGATCGGCCGCTGGGTGACGGTGCAGACGATCTCGCAAAAGCTGGAGGGCCAGGCAATCGGCCTCGATGAAGAAGGCGTGCTGATGATCGAGGATCGCGCCGGACAAATTCATAAAGTGTATTCGGCCGACGTCAATTATCGTGCAAATGTGTAG
- a CDS encoding CCA tRNA nucleotidyltransferase — MTLHLANQILETLEKHGFEAYYVGGCVRDWLLSRPVHDIDICTNAHPSDVIRLFPDHVPTGLKHGTVSVRIEGQFFEVTTYRTEGKYEDYRRPADVQFVSELRLDLERRDFTMNAMAMNRAKELQDPFGGRADIAQKLVRAVGEPLERFREDALRLLRAVRFASQLGFSIEAQTLAAMQQTAPLLSHIAVERVREELNKMLASDSPQIGCALINKTGLFGYAPGLQRLFRDAASEFWRAVHVESLAQKWSLLLYAARFTAAESKAFCQSLRMSKRETETIVGFVELLERIQPKWDAPETVEWGQLLLDAGWDTCEQLAGILQSCWWKQPAQTHSLMQTLVEQYRAMPVKTMKELAVTGLDLQVALQKKAGEWIVHVLRALLAQTALHGLPNTPEALIEAAKKEVAQDEH, encoded by the coding sequence ATGACGCTCCATCTGGCTAACCAGATTCTGGAAACGTTGGAGAAGCACGGCTTTGAAGCGTATTATGTCGGCGGCTGCGTCCGCGATTGGCTGTTGTCTCGGCCGGTGCACGATATAGATATATGTACGAATGCCCATCCTAGCGACGTCATCCGCTTGTTTCCCGATCACGTCCCGACCGGACTCAAGCATGGAACGGTGTCCGTGAGAATCGAAGGGCAGTTTTTTGAAGTGACGACGTACCGGACGGAAGGCAAGTATGAAGACTACCGCCGTCCTGCTGATGTCCAGTTCGTTTCCGAGCTGAGACTGGACCTTGAACGCAGAGACTTTACGATGAATGCGATGGCGATGAACCGCGCAAAAGAGCTGCAGGACCCGTTTGGCGGGCGGGCGGATATCGCGCAAAAGCTGGTGCGGGCCGTAGGCGAGCCGCTGGAGCGTTTTCGCGAGGATGCGCTGCGGTTGTTGCGGGCGGTACGGTTCGCCTCCCAGCTTGGCTTTTCCATCGAGGCGCAGACGCTTGCCGCTATGCAACAGACGGCTCCGCTCCTGTCGCATATCGCGGTGGAGCGCGTCCGCGAAGAGCTGAACAAAATGCTCGCCAGCGATTCGCCGCAAATCGGCTGCGCGTTGATTAACAAAACAGGGCTGTTCGGGTACGCTCCTGGCTTGCAGCGGCTGTTTCGCGATGCGGCTTCCGAGTTTTGGCGGGCTGTCCATGTGGAGAGTCTGGCGCAAAAATGGTCGCTTTTGCTCTATGCGGCGCGTTTTACTGCGGCGGAGTCCAAAGCGTTTTGCCAGTCGCTGCGGATGTCCAAACGGGAGACGGAGACGATCGTCGGCTTTGTGGAGCTGTTGGAGCGCATCCAGCCAAAATGGGACGCGCCCGAGACTGTCGAGTGGGGACAGTTGCTGCTTGATGCCGGCTGGGACACGTGCGAACAGCTTGCCGGGATATTGCAAAGCTGCTGGTGGAAGCAGCCAGCGCAGACGCACAGCCTGATGCAGACATTGGTCGAACAGTATCGGGCCATGCCTGTGAAAACGATGAAGGAGCTGGCGGTGACAGGGCTTGACCTGCAAGTCGCGCTGCAAAAGAAAGCGGGCGAGTGGATTGTCCACGTGCTTCGGGCGCTGCTTGCGCAGACAGCTCTCCACGGCTTGCCGAACACGCCGGAGGCTCTAATCGAAGCTGCAAAGAAAGAGGTAGCGCAAGATGAACATTAA